One region of Collinsella aerofaciens ATCC 25986 genomic DNA includes:
- a CDS encoding type II TA system antitoxin MqsA family protein, producing the protein MRCMECGKEMQFTTAPMTEIYRGEKITVKGIEHYVCECGNDEMTTTEATKLAHALASQYAKAHELLSPSDIKDLRSDLGLTQHEFESLLGVSKPTASRWENGASQQSITANNLMKLIRDVPEVRTYLGLSSGEMASRLNASRFSVILGGEAPAYRDSAPLADENAFRLEM; encoded by the coding sequence ATGCGTTGCATGGAATGCGGCAAAGAAATGCAATTTACCACGGCGCCAATGACTGAAATTTACCGTGGCGAGAAAATTACCGTAAAAGGAATTGAGCATTATGTTTGCGAGTGCGGTAACGATGAAATGACTACTACAGAGGCGACTAAGCTTGCCCATGCACTGGCTTCCCAATATGCTAAGGCTCATGAACTTTTATCTCCCTCGGATATAAAGGATTTGCGCTCCGATCTTGGTTTGACTCAGCATGAGTTTGAGTCGCTATTAGGGGTTTCAAAACCCACGGCGTCTCGTTGGGAGAACGGGGCATCGCAGCAATCTATTACCGCAAATAACCTTATGAAGCTCATTCGAGATGTTCCTGAGGTGCGCACTTATCTGGGACTTTCTTCTGGTGAGATGGCCTCAAGACTTAATGCGTCACGATTTTCGGTGATACTGGGAGGAGAAGCCCCGGCTTATAGGGACTCGGCTCCTTTGGCAGATGAGAATGCCTTTCGATTGGAGATGTAA
- a CDS encoding DUF4118 domain-containing protein yields MEVLVVGNTAYVDDDFCAKAFPGDHVQVVAAAEARRDESSPHASWKELLQHLDQAYEFERVVYLSNYLTPHTDIVGDIELLRSVFRACAGRRVQLLYVAGPAGAEGAADAAGRTGKGIIAHAANDLCRYYAAREGVQTKILRVPFLYTASATLEDPFLVPLFDACSTGSVALQGAQDAAFPLLCAEELAVLVRRIFDSWDGNFETLDVADTFHHTAGEVGEALKALFLGLSVAYGDSAGYAMPVSDIVRVRYGWFQRYDLMRDLSTIQARWDAGRAKKVNPLRAAIDRIQMRSLPIKCLETGVAWVLFEVLEHLFSQSAQLNVLDYRLLYVVLIGTLYGLDFGLVAALLASVGLAASYFTQYGYTFQGLFYEPSNWLPFIAYFVVGAVCGYVQLRNSEAIRAERDQNELVRNRNTFLTQLYHDAIEDKRAYRRQIVGRHDSFGKIFAVTQELDVLNPRDIYRKCCELLGEILENDSVAIYHVSGGAFARLVAASPAIAEDAARSLTLEQLAPLLGDGGRSNLWVNRELTPGLPMFGYTIERDGAPAVLIFVRSAAENQMTLYYQNLFRILCGLVESALGRAFDYEAVAQDKRCVGGTCVLKQAAFGQELAAEQALADNKMGSFLLLRVVPGVEPVGELVGAIGSAIRESDAAGLVDGDVLYLLMRQAKACDLPIIRERLSAKRIAVEPVDGEDIVALLQHISYTGDGEGDGA; encoded by the coding sequence ATGGAGGTGCTGGTTGTTGGCAACACCGCATATGTTGACGATGACTTTTGTGCCAAGGCGTTCCCCGGGGACCATGTCCAGGTCGTCGCTGCCGCGGAAGCGCGCCGCGATGAGTCATCACCCCATGCCTCGTGGAAAGAGCTTCTGCAACACCTGGATCAGGCCTACGAGTTCGAACGCGTGGTCTACCTGTCTAATTACCTTACCCCGCATACCGATATCGTGGGCGATATCGAGCTGCTGCGCTCGGTCTTTCGTGCGTGCGCGGGTCGCCGGGTCCAACTGCTGTATGTAGCGGGGCCCGCGGGTGCCGAGGGTGCCGCCGATGCCGCGGGGCGAACGGGCAAGGGCATTATCGCGCACGCAGCCAACGACCTGTGCCGCTACTACGCTGCTCGCGAGGGCGTTCAGACCAAGATCCTGCGCGTGCCGTTCCTGTATACCGCGTCTGCCACGCTGGAGGACCCGTTTTTGGTGCCGCTGTTCGACGCGTGCTCAACTGGATCGGTCGCTCTGCAGGGCGCGCAGGATGCGGCGTTTCCCCTGCTGTGTGCCGAGGAGCTTGCGGTGCTGGTGCGCCGCATCTTCGATAGCTGGGATGGTAACTTCGAGACGCTCGACGTTGCCGATACCTTCCATCACACGGCGGGTGAGGTGGGCGAGGCTCTCAAGGCGCTGTTCCTAGGGCTCTCGGTTGCCTATGGCGATTCTGCCGGCTACGCCATGCCCGTCAGCGACATCGTTCGCGTTCGTTATGGTTGGTTTCAGCGCTACGACCTGATGCGCGATCTTTCGACCATTCAGGCGCGTTGGGATGCCGGTCGCGCGAAGAAGGTCAACCCCTTGCGTGCCGCCATCGACCGCATCCAGATGCGCTCGCTGCCCATCAAATGCCTGGAGACGGGGGTTGCCTGGGTTCTGTTCGAGGTGCTGGAGCATCTGTTCTCACAATCGGCCCAGCTCAACGTGCTCGATTATCGCCTGCTCTACGTGGTGTTGATCGGCACGCTGTATGGCTTGGACTTTGGCCTGGTTGCGGCGCTGCTGGCGTCGGTGGGTTTGGCCGCGAGCTACTTTACTCAGTACGGCTATACCTTCCAGGGCCTGTTCTACGAGCCGTCCAACTGGCTGCCGTTTATTGCGTACTTTGTTGTGGGTGCCGTGTGCGGCTATGTCCAGCTGCGCAACAGCGAAGCCATTAGGGCGGAGCGCGATCAAAACGAGCTCGTGCGCAACCGCAATACGTTCCTTACGCAGCTCTACCACGACGCGATCGAGGACAAGCGCGCGTACAGGCGCCAGATCGTGGGTCGCCACGACAGCTTTGGCAAGATCTTTGCCGTGACGCAGGAGCTCGATGTGCTCAACCCTCGCGACATCTATCGCAAGTGCTGCGAGCTTCTGGGTGAGATCCTCGAGAACGATTCGGTGGCGATCTACCATGTTTCGGGCGGGGCATTTGCACGCCTGGTGGCAGCAAGTCCCGCGATTGCCGAAGATGCCGCACGCTCGCTCACGCTTGAGCAGCTTGCACCTCTTTTGGGCGACGGGGGTCGTTCGAACCTGTGGGTGAACCGCGAGCTGACGCCGGGACTTCCCATGTTTGGATACACGATCGAGCGCGACGGGGCACCCGCCGTGTTGATCTTTGTGCGTAGTGCGGCCGAAAACCAAATGACCCTCTATTATCAAAATCTGTTCCGCATCTTGTGCGGGCTGGTCGAAAGCGCGCTGGGCCGTGCTTTTGACTATGAGGCGGTGGCGCAGGATAAACGCTGCGTTGGCGGCACTTGCGTGCTCAAGCAGGCTGCCTTTGGCCAAGAGCTCGCGGCGGAGCAAGCGCTGGCAGATAACAAGATGGGGAGTTTTTTGCTCCTGCGCGTGGTACCGGGCGTGGAGCCTGTCGGCGAGCTGGTAGGCGCAATTGGGTCGGCAATCCGCGAGAGCGACGCGGCGGGCTTGGTCGACGGCGACGTGCTCTATCTGCTTATGCGCCAGGCAAAGGCGTGCGATCTGCCCATTATCCGCGAGCGCCTGAGCGCAAAGCGGATTGCGGTGGAGCCCGTCGACGGCGAGGACATCGTGGCGCTGCTGCAGCACATCTCTTACACCGGTGACGGTGAGGGGGATGGCGCTTGA